The DNA segment AACCTTTGATTCGTGAGTTCGGAATGGAGAAGGCATCAAAGCAATCCTGAACGGTAAACCCTGAACCTGTGAACGCCTATAATCATAGATAGTTAAAAGGAGACTGAAATGGCTATTTCCAAAGAGGACGTAATTGAATTCATATCTAATATGACAGTGCTTGAGCTTTCTGAGCTCATCAAGGATCTGGAGGATAAATTTGGTGTCAGTGCCGCGGCGCCGGTCGCAGTAGCAGCTGCCGGTGCAGCTGCCGGTGCAGCTGCCGGTGCTCCCGCTGAGGAAAAGACAGAGTTCGATGTCATTCTGGTGGAATTCGGCAGTGAGAAGATCAAGGTAATCAAGGAAGTCAGGGCTGTAACAAATCTGGGCCTTAAGGAGGCTAAAGAACTGGTTGAGAGTGCACCAAAACCCATCAAAGAAGGGGTTTCCAGGGAAGAGGCCGAGAAAATAAAGGAGCAAGTCGAGAAGGTCGGCGCAAAGGTAGAGATAAAATAAAGGAACGGGAATAAACCCCGTTCCTGTATTCAGTTTCCCCTATCGTAAATAAAGCGCAATAAAAAGGCTGACTCGAGGCAATACTCTATGACAAAAACTCAGACACTTCCAGTGAGGAAGAACTTTGGTCGTGTAAAAAAAGTCATTGATATTCCAAACTTAATTGAAATGCAGCAGCATTCCTACGCTAAGTTCCTGCAAAAAGACGTGGCTCCGGAAGTCAGGGA comes from the Deltaproteobacteria bacterium genome and includes:
- a CDS encoding 50S ribosomal protein L7/L12, yielding MSKEDVIEFISNMTVLELSELIKDLEDKFGVSAAAPVAVAAAGAAAGAAAGAPAEEKTEFDVILVEFGSEKIKVIKEVRAVTNLGLKEAKELVESAPKPIKEGVSREEAEKIKEQVEKVGAKVEIK